Proteins from one Monodelphis domestica isolate mMonDom1 chromosome 6, mMonDom1.pri, whole genome shotgun sequence genomic window:
- the LOC100023907 gene encoding LOW QUALITY PROTEIN: guanine nucleotide exchange factor VAV2-like (The sequence of the model RefSeq protein was modified relative to this genomic sequence to represent the inferred CDS: inserted 1 base in 1 codon): MDVANLPKNVLKVKLTCPVYMKHFNQEGTLSCGQSFCQKCLMWSLVEDDQLCPCPECRRILEINSLEHCLSEETPDDDDYICQNFQELTDAHGLGELINDCVPGEDEGESISEDMAALKDHHHVCDCVPGEDEGEHIYENVASLIDQQRICDCVPGEDEGESISEDMAALKDHHHVCDCVPGEDEGEHIYENVASLIDQQRICDCVPGEDEGESISEDMAALKDHHHVCDCVPGEDEGEHIYENVASLIDQQPLKKGMSEDEKRNCCLLEIHLTEGKYYETLKDIEKNCMNPLKLLLSPLERTAIFINLKELIKVQESFLRAIDASVMAGGSSLAKVFLEFKEQLLVYVEYCSNMESAQKTLSHLLANREDLRQKVKECSLKVHHGHFTLQDLLVVPMQRILKYHLLLKELLKHSADPEERQQLQHALEAMQDLAMHINEVKRDKEILKKISEFQSSIENLQVKLVEFGKPKIHGELKVRCISGNHNKQDRCLFLFDKVVLVCKRKGTKYKLQEMLDLLFHKMTDDPVNNKDPRKWSYGFSLIHLQGKQGFQIFCKTEDMKRKWMEQFERAMSNLKPEKANANHHNFQMNTFDKTTNCEACKMFLKGTFYQGYLCTKCGVGAHKDCLEAFPSCNIRSPEYLDTLSMRVLPKLGTVQSYHDIPSPPGKSGLTCQGGDVFELLRGPPDSQWEEGRLMQTQESGSFPSSSVKPWSVRARXPNSRVLSRETDYSRNPCFASKMEREEKMKKSLSYLKTDPTFIRVVRGWSPASGAPTWGPSDHRTTEEKFGAEIETTVTVFKCYPGGSQKDLAKASRDTRKFGKCQCAKSVKLPSIMASLQSMEEHMQDAVANNLGLSAVMSEGDELQTGNRKESLQKSVLDLLHALKLQRLCSGGWGNDKVDTESLKLILPPTFNLCKPKRGLGYYPLKLKLSALEYLFG; the protein is encoded by the exons ATGGATGTGGCTAATTTaccaaaaaatgtcctcaaggtAAAACTCACCTGCCCTGTGTACATGAAGCACTTCAACCAAGAAGGGACTTTGTCCTGTGGTCAAAGCTTTTGTCAGAAATGCCTGATGTGGAGCTTGGTAGAAGATGACCAACTCTGCCCCTGTCCTGAGTGCAGAAGAATCTTGGAGATCAATTCCTTAGAACACTGCCTCTCAGAAGAGACCccagatgatgatgattatatatGTCAGAACTTTCAGGAACTGACTGATGCACATGGTCTGGGTGAGCTTATCAATGACTGTGTCCCAGGTGAAGATGAAGGTGAGAGTATCTCTGAGGACATGGCTGCATTGAAAGACCACCATCATGTCTGTGACTGTGTCCCAGGTGAAGATGAAGGTGAGCATATCTATGAGAATGTGGCTTCATTGATAGATCAACAGCGGATCTGTGACTGTGTCCCAGGTGAAGATGAAGGTGAGAGTATCTCTGAGGACATGGCTGCATTGAAAGACCACCATCATGTCTGTGACTGTGTCCCAGGTGAAGATGAAGGTGAGCATATCTATGAGAATGTGGCTTCATTGATAGATCAACAGCGGATCTGTGACTGTGTCCCAGGTGAAGATGAAGGTGAGAGTATCTCTGAGGACATGGCTGCATTGAAAGACCACCATCATGTCTGTGACTGTGTCCCAGGTGAAGATGAAGGTGAGCATATCTATGAGAATGTGGCTTCATTGATAGATCAACAGCCTTTGAAAAAGGGTATGTcagaagatgagaaaagaaattgCTGCTTACTAGAGATTCATTTAACAGAAGGCAAATACTATGAGACTCTTAAAGACATAGAAAAGAATTGCATGAATCCTCTGAAGCTGTTGCTGAGCCCTCTGGAAAGGACAGCTATCTTTATTAACCTGAAGGAGCTAATTAAAGTGCAGGAGAGCTTTCTAAGGGCCATTGATGCATCAGTGATGGCTGGAGGGAGCAGCCTGGCTAAAGTCTTTCTagaattcaaagaacagctactGGTCTACGTGGAATACTGCAGCAACATGGAGTCTGCCCAAAAGACTCTGAGTCATCTTCTTGCCAATCGTGAAGATTTGAGGCAAAAAGTCAAGGAATGCAGCTTGAAGGTCCACCATGGGCATTTTACCTTGCAAGATCTGCTAGTTGTGCCAATGCAACGGATTCTAAAATATCACCTCCTTCTGAAGGAACTCCTCAAACACTCTGCAGACCCTGAGGAGAGACAGCAGCTCCAGCATGCCCTAGAGGCCATGCAGGACCTGGCAATGCACATAAATGAAGTCAAAAGGGACAAAGAAATCTTAAAGAAAATCAGTGAATTTCAGAGTTCCATAGAAAACCTGCAAGTGAAACTGGTAGAATTTGGGAAGCCAAAGATTCACGGGGAATTAAAAGTCAGATGCATCTCTGGAAACCATAACAAACAGGATAggtgtttatttttgtttgataaAGTGGTGCTTGTCTGTAAGAGAAAAGGCACCAAGTACAAGCTACAAGAGATGCTTGATCTGCTCTTTCACAAGATGACAGATGATCCAGTGAATAATAAGGACCCTAGGAAATGGTCTTATGGATTCTCCTTAATTCACCTGCAAGGAAAGCAGGGTTTCCAGATTTTCTGCAAGACCGAAGACATGAAAAGAAAGTGGATGGAGCAGTTTGAAAGGGCAATGTCCAACCTTAAACCAGAGAAGGCCAATGCAAACCATCACAACTTCCAGATGAACACATTTGACAAGACAACCAACTGTGAAGCATGCAAGATGTTCTTAAAGGGGACTTTCTATCAAGGCTACCTTTGCACTAAATGTGGGGTGGGAGCACATAAGGACTGCTTAGAAGCATTTCCATCCTGTAACATTAGATCTCCTGAATACCTGGACACACTAAGTATGAGAGTGCTTCCTAAGTTGGGGACAGTGCAGAGTTaccatgacattccatctccaccTGGCAAGTCAGGGTTAACATGCCAAGGAGGTGATGTGTTTGAACTTCTGAGAGGTCCCCCTGACTCTCagtgggaagaaggaaggttaaTGCAAACCCAGGAATCTGGTTCTTTTCCTAGTTCATCTGTGAAGCCCTGGTCTGTGAGAGCCC CTCCAAACAGTAGGGTCCTATCTAGAGAAACAGACTATTCAAGAAACCCTTGCTTTGCCAGTAAGATGGAgcgagaagagaaaatgaaaaagtcctTGTCTTATTTGAAAACTGACCCCACATTTATCA gggtcgtaaggggctggtccccaGCATCTGGCGCTCCAACGTGGGGCCCGAGCGACCACCGGACGACTGAGGAAAAATTCGGCGCCGAAATCGAGACTACAGTAACGG TCTTCAAGTGCTACCCTGGAGGTAGTCAAAAAGATCTAGCTAAAGCATCAAGGGACACAAGGAAATTTGGCAAATGTCAGTGTGCCAAGAGTGTCAAACTACCATCTATAATGGCTTCCCTTCAGAGCATGGAAGAGCATATGCAGGACGCTGTAGCCAACAATCTAGGATTATCAGCTGTTATGAGTGAAGGAGATGAGTTGCAAACAGGTAACAGAAAGGAAAGTTTGCAAAAGAGTGTGCTGGACCTGCTGCATGCTCTGAAACTGCAGAGGCTGTGTTCTGGAGGGTGGGGAAATGATAAAGTAGATACAGAGAGCCTGAAGCTTATACTTCCTCCTACTTTCAATCTGTGCAAGCCTAAGAGGGGTTTGGGTTACTATCCCTTGAAGCTGAAGTTATCAGCTCTGGAGTACCTGTTTGGATAA